The Streptomyces sp. NBC_01142 genome has a window encoding:
- a CDS encoding BTAD domain-containing putative transcriptional regulator: protein MGDINFRILGPVRVEHHGAHLRLGGPRQQTLLALLMLEANRTVRMSSIIDAVWGEGPPASATAQVRICVSSLRRAFAAIGLADVIETRPSGYHLHVAAQTMDLHCFQDLVARSRVMGKEGRLDESVALLREALELWHGPVAAGLESSRVRNAAAFAEEERLSAVEECLEHELSLGRHHTIIGELRDHAAEHPFRERFGAQLMLALYRSGRQADALEVFRAIRARFAGELGLEPGEGLRSLEAAILAGDSEPLHTPSVAQPVPVPTPGAAPGTDATADRLGELERENSRLRAERDVFKQLAASWLQVLTNSD, encoded by the coding sequence ATGGGGGACATCAACTTCCGGATTCTCGGCCCTGTACGGGTCGAGCACCACGGAGCGCACTTACGGCTCGGAGGGCCGCGCCAGCAGACGCTGTTGGCGTTACTCATGCTGGAGGCCAACCGAACCGTCCGTATGAGCTCCATCATCGACGCCGTATGGGGCGAGGGACCACCAGCTTCGGCGACCGCGCAGGTACGCATCTGCGTGTCGTCGCTGCGCCGGGCGTTCGCCGCCATCGGGTTGGCGGACGTCATCGAGACCCGACCGTCCGGCTACCACCTCCACGTTGCGGCGCAGACGATGGACCTGCACTGCTTCCAGGATCTGGTCGCCCGCAGCAGGGTCATGGGAAAGGAGGGCCGGCTGGACGAGAGCGTCGCGCTGCTGCGTGAGGCGCTGGAGCTGTGGCACGGCCCGGTCGCCGCCGGGCTGGAGAGTTCGCGGGTGCGCAACGCGGCGGCGTTCGCGGAGGAGGAGCGGCTCTCTGCGGTGGAGGAGTGCCTCGAGCACGAACTGAGCCTGGGGCGGCACCACACCATCATCGGTGAGCTGCGCGATCATGCCGCCGAGCATCCCTTCCGCGAGAGGTTCGGCGCCCAGCTGATGCTCGCGCTCTACCGCTCGGGGCGGCAGGCGGACGCCCTGGAGGTGTTCCGCGCGATACGGGCCAGGTTCGCAGGTGAGCTCGGCCTCGAACCGGGGGAGGGCCTGCGCTCCCTGGAGGCGGCGATCCTCGCCGGTGACTCGGAGCCGCTGCACACCCCCTCGGTGGCGCAGCCGGTCCCGGTGCCAACACCCGGTGCCGCGCCCGGCACCGACGCCACCGCGGACCGGCTCGGTGAACTGGAGCGCGAGAACAGCCGGTTGCGTGCCGAGCGTGATGTCTTCAAACAGCTCGCCGCATCCTGGCTCCAGGTCCTGACCAATAGCGACTAG
- a CDS encoding aspartate kinase — MSQLRDGVLVQKYGGSSLASLDQIHAVARRVARARAAGLPVVVVVSARGDTTDELLALAAEAGALPPPREVDQLLTTGETASAALLAMALWEAGAPASSVSGAQAGIRAVGQAGDGVVATIDTAHIERLLDEGHVVVVAGFQGTADNGDPVTLGRGGSDTTAVALASVLGAERCEIYTDVDGVYTADPRVVPAARVLPCVPLRVMEEMAFAGARVLHARAVELAALGGVEIRVLHAAGDGDGTVIVDEGRETMLETRSTVVAVVHSLDVVRAVVRVPGTSAVRAADIFGSVAEGAVPVDMANFTEAPEGGCTVSMTVGRTHLTALSGVLGHLTKQWDGTTELYENEGKVSLVGTGLLSRPAYAARMLSALTGAGVRTTSVASSQLRISVTVPADCAVRAVDVLHREFELESPVAA, encoded by the coding sequence GTGAGTCAACTGCGGGACGGCGTCCTGGTGCAGAAGTACGGCGGCAGTTCCCTCGCGTCACTCGATCAGATCCACGCGGTGGCACGACGGGTGGCACGGGCCCGGGCCGCCGGCCTTCCGGTCGTCGTGGTCGTCTCCGCCAGGGGCGACACCACTGACGAACTGCTGGCTCTGGCGGCCGAGGCGGGGGCCCTGCCGCCGCCCCGCGAGGTGGACCAACTGCTCACCACCGGTGAGACGGCATCCGCCGCTCTGCTGGCGATGGCGCTCTGGGAGGCGGGTGCCCCGGCGAGTTCGGTGTCCGGGGCGCAGGCAGGGATCCGCGCAGTCGGCCAGGCCGGGGACGGAGTGGTCGCCACCATCGACACCGCGCACATCGAACGGCTGCTGGACGAGGGCCATGTGGTCGTGGTGGCCGGGTTCCAGGGCACCGCGGACAACGGCGACCCCGTCACGCTCGGCCGGGGCGGCTCGGACACCACGGCCGTCGCGCTGGCGTCGGTCCTCGGCGCCGAGCGGTGCGAGATCTACACGGACGTGGACGGTGTGTACACCGCGGATCCGCGTGTGGTCCCCGCGGCCCGGGTACTGCCGTGCGTCCCCCTGCGCGTCATGGAGGAGATGGCGTTCGCGGGGGCCCGCGTCCTGCACGCGCGTGCCGTCGAACTCGCCGCGCTCGGCGGCGTGGAGATCCGTGTGCTCCACGCCGCGGGCGACGGCGACGGCACGGTCATTGTGGACGAAGGAAGAGAGACGATGCTGGAGACAAGATCCACCGTGGTCGCGGTGGTGCACAGCCTCGACGTGGTCCGGGCCGTCGTGCGGGTCCCGGGTACATCGGCGGTCCGCGCGGCCGACATCTTCGGATCGGTGGCCGAGGGCGCGGTCCCCGTGGACATGGCCAACTTCACCGAGGCGCCCGAGGGCGGCTGCACCGTGAGTATGACCGTGGGCAGGACGCATCTGACCGCACTCAGCGGAGTACTGGGGCACCTGACCAAGCAGTGGGACGGCACCACAGAGCTGTACGAGAACGAGGGCAAGGTCTCGCTCGTCGGTACGGGGCTGCTCAGCAGGCCCGCGTACGCGGCCCGGATGCTGTCGGCGCTCACCGGTGCGGGGGTCAGGACGACTTCGGTCGCCTCCTCGCAGCTGCGTATCTCGGTGACCGTGCCCGCGGACTGTGCGGTCAGGGCGGTGGATGTCCTGCACCGGGAGTTCGAGCTCGAATCGCCGGTCGCCGCCTGA
- a CDS encoding 2-amino-3,7-dideoxy-D-threo-hept-6-ulosonate synthase: MELNNPFGRRLRLRRLHRHHASRLLIVPLDHSVTDGPVTGGSRVNALVGSLARAGVDAVVLHKGALRYIEPGWFTDTSLIVHLSASTVHAPDPNAKYLVGSVEEAVRLGADAVSVHVNLGSHEEARQIADMAAVADACDRWNVPLMAMMYPRGPKITNPRDPGLIAHATTLAADLGADLVKTLYVGSVDEMADITRTSPVPVVVVGGPRVDDESELLAYVEDALRGGAAGVAMGRNVFAADDPEATARRLAQLIHRELVTVESLAL; the protein is encoded by the coding sequence ATGGAACTGAACAATCCCTTCGGCCGCAGACTCAGGCTCCGCCGGCTCCACCGGCACCACGCCTCGCGGCTGCTGATCGTGCCGCTGGACCACTCCGTCACCGACGGTCCGGTCACCGGCGGCAGCCGGGTCAACGCCCTGGTGGGCAGCCTCGCCAGAGCCGGGGTGGACGCAGTGGTACTGCACAAGGGTGCGCTGCGCTACATCGAGCCCGGATGGTTCACCGACACCTCGCTGATCGTGCACCTGAGCGCGAGCACCGTGCACGCTCCCGACCCCAACGCCAAGTACCTGGTGGGAAGCGTCGAGGAAGCCGTACGGCTGGGCGCCGACGCGGTGAGCGTGCACGTCAACCTCGGCTCGCACGAGGAGGCGCGGCAGATCGCGGACATGGCGGCGGTCGCCGATGCCTGCGACCGCTGGAACGTCCCGCTGATGGCGATGATGTACCCGCGCGGCCCCAAGATCACCAACCCGCGCGATCCGGGGCTGATCGCGCACGCCACCACGCTCGCCGCCGACCTGGGCGCCGATCTGGTCAAGACGCTCTATGTCGGCTCGGTCGACGAAATGGCCGATATCACCCGTACCTCCCCGGTCCCCGTCGTGGTCGTCGGCGGACCGCGGGTGGACGACGAGTCCGAACTCCTCGCCTACGTCGAGGATGCGCTGCGCGGCGGAGCCGCAGGCGTCGCGATGGGCCGCAACGTCTTCGCGGCCGACGACCCCGAGGCGACGGCCCGGCGGCTCGCCCAACTGATCCACCGTGAACTGGTCACCGTCGAGAGCCTCGCGCTGTGA
- a CDS encoding 3-dehydroquinate synthase II — translation MSPAQAPTAHHRKGSSNVKLVWLDIRNVGAKQAVLEEALHQRVDAMVTDDIADLEALPPTVKKVLLPSGKDLPEEFGTADVVIVDPARHGEPAELAVRFPEVEFGRFTEIIDAPTLEDACQSARTQPWSVLLFRDPTKIPLEIVIAAAARSTGSMITVAQDVEEAEIIFGVLEHGSDGVMMAPRKVGDATALKAAAEVDVPDLNLTELTVTATEHIGMGERACVDTCSYFREDEGILVGSHSKGMILCVSETHPLPYMPTRPFRVNAGAIHSYTVGKDERTNYLSELKAGSKVTAVDIKGQTRLVTVGRVKIESRPLISIDAEAPDGRRVNLILQDDWHVRVLGPGGVVLNSTELKPGDKVLGYLPLEDRHVGYPIDEFCLEK, via the coding sequence GTGTCACCCGCCCAAGCACCAACTGCCCATCACCGAAAAGGGAGTTCGAACGTGAAGCTGGTCTGGCTGGACATCCGCAACGTCGGCGCCAAGCAGGCGGTCCTCGAGGAGGCGCTGCACCAGCGGGTCGACGCCATGGTCACCGACGACATCGCCGACCTGGAGGCGCTGCCGCCCACTGTCAAGAAGGTACTTCTCCCCTCCGGCAAGGACCTGCCCGAGGAGTTCGGTACGGCCGACGTCGTCATCGTCGACCCGGCACGCCACGGCGAGCCCGCCGAACTCGCCGTCCGCTTCCCGGAGGTGGAGTTCGGCCGGTTCACCGAGATCATCGACGCGCCGACGCTGGAGGATGCGTGCCAGTCGGCCCGCACCCAGCCCTGGAGCGTGCTGCTGTTCCGTGACCCCACCAAGATTCCGCTGGAGATCGTGATCGCCGCGGCCGCACGCTCGACCGGCAGCATGATCACCGTTGCCCAGGACGTCGAGGAGGCGGAGATCATCTTCGGCGTCCTGGAGCACGGCTCCGACGGCGTGATGATGGCCCCGCGGAAGGTGGGAGACGCCACCGCGCTCAAGGCGGCGGCCGAGGTCGACGTGCCCGACCTCAACCTCACCGAGCTCACGGTCACCGCCACCGAGCACATAGGGATGGGCGAGCGCGCCTGCGTGGACACCTGCAGCTACTTCCGTGAGGACGAGGGCATCCTCGTCGGTTCGCACTCCAAGGGCATGATTCTGTGCGTCAGCGAGACCCACCCGCTGCCGTACATGCCCACGAGGCCGTTCCGCGTCAACGCCGGCGCCATCCACTCGTACACCGTCGGCAAGGACGAGCGGACCAACTACCTCAGCGAGCTCAAGGCGGGCAGCAAGGTGACCGCCGTCGACATCAAGGGCCAGACGCGGCTGGTCACCGTCGGCCGGGTGAAGATCGAATCCCGCCCGCTGATCTCCATCGACGCCGAGGCGCCCGACGGCCGACGCGTCAACCTGATACTGCAGGACGACTGGCACGTCCGGGTCCTGGGCCCCGGCGGCGTGGTGCTCAACAGCACCGAGCTCAAGCCGGGCGACAAGGTCCTCGGCTACCTGCCGCTCGAGGACCGTCACGTGGGCTACCCGATCGACGAATTCTGCCTGGAGAAGTGA
- a CDS encoding amidohydrolase family protein, giving the protein MTTKERQRIFDAHAHLAPGEGAADRLLEVMDSCGIDRAVVVAGGVVDPDLLSRQIIEGGALDRDADNDGVWAACEPTGGRLVPYFFANPHRAGADYRADGRRFHGLKLAPSVHGVPLTDPRHAELAAIAEEYGHGVYLHCVQRPGFGVADLVTLARDFPRVTFVLGHAGVGDMDLYGIDLITPAANILFETSGGYSAVVRAALNRLGPGRVLLGTEYPLQHPSVELAKYRALGLSEREWALVAWDNTSRLTGGTER; this is encoded by the coding sequence ATGACCACGAAGGAGCGACAGCGAATCTTCGACGCCCACGCCCATCTGGCACCGGGTGAGGGCGCCGCGGACCGGCTCCTCGAGGTCATGGACAGCTGTGGGATCGACCGCGCCGTCGTCGTAGCCGGCGGCGTGGTCGATCCCGACCTGCTGTCCCGCCAGATCATCGAGGGCGGCGCGCTCGACCGCGACGCGGACAACGACGGCGTGTGGGCGGCCTGTGAGCCCACCGGCGGCCGGCTGGTCCCCTACTTCTTCGCCAACCCGCACCGCGCGGGCGCCGACTACCGCGCCGACGGGCGCCGCTTCCACGGTCTGAAACTCGCGCCGTCCGTGCACGGCGTGCCACTGACGGACCCCCGCCACGCCGAACTCGCCGCGATCGCCGAGGAGTACGGGCACGGCGTCTATCTGCACTGCGTACAGCGGCCCGGCTTCGGCGTGGCCGATCTCGTCACCCTGGCACGCGACTTCCCTCGGGTGACCTTCGTGCTCGGCCACGCGGGCGTGGGCGACATGGACCTGTACGGCATCGACCTCATCACCCCGGCCGCCAACATCCTCTTCGAGACCTCGGGCGGCTACTCCGCCGTGGTCAGGGCGGCACTGAACCGGCTCGGGCCCGGCCGGGTGCTGCTCGGCACCGAGTACCCCCTGCAGCATCCGAGCGTCGAGCTGGCCAAGTACCGCGCCCTCGGGCTGAGTGAGCGGGAGTGGGCGCTGGTCGCCTGGGACAACACCAGCAGACTGACCGGAGGGACGGAGCGATGA
- a CDS encoding phenylacetate--CoA ligase family protein, producing the protein MNQPHALPELGQWSSLEELYELQDRRLPAALEWARASPFLKPRFEGTSPPRNVAGLAGLPFTTKQDFRESYPFGMLAVDRKELATYHESSGTSGEPTPSYFTDADWHDVTTRFVRSAVDISPADTVMVRTPYAMLTTAHQAHQAARLRGATVVPADNRSLVTPYARVVRTLRDLEVTLAWCLPSEALLWAAAARAAGLEPARDFPALRGFLVAGEPLTEARRARMGELWGGIPVRQDYGSTETGTLAGECSQGQLHLWADRFVAEVYDPATGRSAREGRGRLVITTLYRRAMPLVRYDLEDTVEVSSAECDCGWHLPVVRVLGRSAGGVPVGGVRVTPHQLEQLVFELPVEHGVLFWRARAGEKRLEIEIEAFQGHSAAACAALEVTVGIGLGVPCEVRSVPAGTIVPLETLTRGHGFVKPKSLFAPGEDWDKALIYY; encoded by the coding sequence ATGAACCAGCCGCACGCACTGCCCGAGCTCGGGCAGTGGTCCTCCCTGGAGGAGCTGTACGAGCTCCAGGACCGCCGGCTGCCCGCCGCACTGGAATGGGCCCGCGCCTCGCCCTTCCTGAAGCCGAGGTTCGAGGGCACCTCCCCGCCGCGGAACGTCGCCGGCCTCGCGGGACTGCCGTTCACCACCAAGCAGGACTTCCGGGAGTCGTACCCGTTCGGGATGCTCGCCGTGGACCGCAAGGAACTGGCCACCTACCACGAGTCCAGCGGCACGTCGGGCGAGCCCACTCCCTCGTACTTCACCGACGCGGACTGGCACGATGTCACCACCCGTTTCGTACGCAGCGCCGTGGACATCTCGCCCGCCGACACGGTCATGGTGCGCACCCCGTACGCCATGCTCACCACCGCCCACCAGGCCCACCAGGCCGCGCGGTTGCGCGGCGCGACCGTGGTGCCGGCGGACAACCGCTCCCTGGTGACGCCGTACGCCCGCGTCGTACGGACACTGCGCGACCTGGAGGTGACCCTCGCCTGGTGCCTGCCGAGCGAGGCCCTGCTGTGGGCGGCCGCCGCGCGCGCCGCCGGCCTCGAACCGGCCCGCGACTTCCCCGCTCTGCGCGGTTTCCTGGTCGCGGGGGAGCCGCTGACCGAAGCCCGCCGTGCCCGGATGGGCGAGCTGTGGGGCGGCATTCCGGTACGCCAGGACTACGGCTCCACGGAGACCGGGACGCTTGCGGGGGAGTGCTCCCAAGGGCAACTGCACCTGTGGGCCGACCGGTTCGTCGCGGAGGTGTACGACCCCGCAACCGGTAGGAGCGCCCGCGAGGGGCGTGGCCGGCTCGTCATCACCACGCTCTACCGCCGGGCGATGCCGCTGGTGCGCTACGACCTGGAGGACACCGTCGAGGTGTCGTCCGCGGAGTGCGACTGCGGCTGGCACCTGCCCGTGGTGCGGGTGCTGGGCCGCTCGGCGGGCGGCGTTCCGGTGGGCGGCGTACGCGTCACCCCGCACCAGCTGGAACAGCTCGTCTTTGAACTGCCCGTCGAGCACGGCGTGCTCTTCTGGCGTGCCAGGGCCGGCGAGAAGCGGCTGGAGATCGAGATCGAGGCGTTCCAGGGGCACAGCGCCGCGGCCTGCGCCGCACTCGAGGTCACGGTGGGGATCGGACTCGGTGTGCCGTGCGAGGTGCGCAGCGTACCCGCGGGCACCATCGTGCCGCTCGAAACCCTGACCCGCGGCCATGGATTCGTCAAACCCAAGAGCCTCTTCGCCCCGGGCGAGGACTGGGACAAGGCACTCATCTACTACTGA
- a CDS encoding NAD(P)-dependent alcohol dehydrogenase — translation MPFTVPAWAAPAPGAPLAPTTITRRDTGDHDILIEIAYTGICHTDLHRVRSDWGPGIFPMVPGHEITGTVAAVGPGVTRYAVGDRVGVGCLVDSCRRCRACLAGYEQYCARGHTATYNSLDRHGEPTYGGYSTHVVVDEHYAVRIPDALELDRAAPLLCAGVTVHAPLVRRATAPGSRVAVVGMGGLGHLGVQIAHAMGAEVTVLSQSLRKRDDALRFGAKAFRATSEAEVFEQLAGSFDVILSTVSAGIDLDAYLRLLDLDGAFVGLGVPDRPSTFGMFSLMLGRRTIEGSLFGGIAETQRTLDFCARSGIGAETETITAGQINEAFERLRSGDVRYRFVIDASSFASS, via the coding sequence ATGCCCTTCACCGTCCCCGCCTGGGCGGCTCCCGCTCCTGGCGCACCCCTCGCGCCCACCACCATCACCCGGCGCGACACGGGCGACCACGACATCCTCATCGAGATCGCGTACACCGGTATCTGCCACACCGACCTCCACCGGGTCCGCTCCGACTGGGGGCCGGGCATCTTCCCCATGGTGCCCGGCCACGAGATCACCGGCACCGTCGCGGCGGTGGGCCCGGGCGTGACCCGGTACGCGGTGGGAGACCGGGTGGGAGTCGGCTGCCTCGTCGACTCCTGCCGCCGGTGCCGGGCCTGCCTCGCGGGATACGAGCAGTACTGCGCGCGCGGCCACACCGCCACCTACAACTCCCTCGACCGCCACGGCGAGCCCACCTACGGCGGCTACAGCACCCATGTCGTGGTGGACGAGCACTACGCCGTGCGCATACCCGACGCCCTGGAACTCGACCGCGCCGCACCGCTGTTGTGCGCCGGGGTCACCGTCCACGCGCCGCTCGTCCGCAGGGCGACAGCACCCGGCAGCCGCGTCGCGGTCGTCGGCATGGGCGGACTGGGCCACCTCGGGGTGCAGATCGCCCATGCCATGGGCGCGGAGGTCACCGTGCTCAGCCAGTCGCTGCGCAAGAGGGACGACGCGCTGCGCTTCGGCGCCAAGGCGTTCCGTGCCACCTCCGAAGCCGAGGTCTTCGAGCAGCTCGCGGGCTCCTTCGACGTGATCCTCAGTACGGTCTCGGCGGGCATCGACCTTGACGCGTATCTGCGCCTGCTGGACCTCGACGGTGCCTTCGTCGGCCTCGGGGTGCCCGACCGGCCGAGCACATTCGGCATGTTCTCGCTGATGCTGGGCCGCCGCACCATCGAGGGATCGCTCTTCGGCGGTATCGCCGAGACACAGCGCACCCTCGACTTCTGCGCGCGAAGCGGTATCGGCGCCGAGACCGAAACCATCACCGCCGGGCAGATCAACGAGGCGTTCGAACGCCTGCGGTCCGGGGACGTGCGCTACCGCTTCGTGATCGACGCGAGCTCGTTCGCCTCCTCCTGA
- a CDS encoding helix-turn-helix transcriptional regulator, with protein sequence MSQSTLKAGTGRSELLARAEHAPHALGMFAEASAQLRRFMPFDAAVWRVTDPETGIMTAPIHAENIDDKGCANYWEIELFAERVNLYSELVQAPVPVAGLRETTGGDPGGSAIYQDFMRPRGLHDELRVVLRVGGRPQGTVSLFRARGRKAFDAADTAFIGSLVTPLAKRLRSFAEPRPAGAVPYTLGVPGGPGLLLFDPSGVLVSVNDEARRYLDELPDGPSALTAMGLRVPPWLHGIATKVRAAAHERDRGTARIRLRTRDGRWLVCHATCMRQADGSLGGSAVVLEPAKVSDVMPLVADAYELSERELEVTRCVARGLSTEKIAGQLFLSPHTVRDHIKAVFEKTGVSSRGELVGLLFIDHYRPAVAGQEEANELASITKR encoded by the coding sequence ATGTCGCAGTCCACGCTCAAGGCCGGTACCGGGCGCAGCGAGCTGCTGGCCCGTGCGGAGCATGCGCCGCACGCGCTCGGCATGTTCGCCGAGGCGTCCGCGCAGCTGCGCCGGTTCATGCCGTTCGACGCGGCGGTGTGGCGGGTGACGGACCCGGAGACCGGCATCATGACCGCCCCCATCCACGCCGAGAACATCGACGACAAGGGCTGTGCCAACTACTGGGAGATCGAGCTCTTCGCGGAGCGCGTCAATCTGTACAGCGAACTGGTGCAGGCACCGGTCCCGGTGGCCGGACTGCGCGAGACGACCGGCGGCGACCCCGGCGGCAGCGCCATCTACCAGGACTTCATGCGCCCGCGCGGGCTGCACGACGAGCTGCGCGTGGTGCTGAGAGTGGGCGGGCGGCCCCAGGGCACGGTCAGCCTGTTCCGGGCCCGGGGCCGTAAGGCGTTCGACGCCGCGGACACCGCGTTCATCGGCTCGCTGGTGACTCCGCTGGCCAAGCGGCTGCGGTCGTTCGCGGAGCCGCGGCCGGCCGGCGCCGTGCCGTACACGCTGGGCGTACCGGGCGGGCCGGGGCTGCTCCTGTTCGACCCGTCGGGGGTGCTGGTCTCCGTCAATGACGAGGCCAGGCGCTATCTGGACGAGCTGCCCGACGGGCCGTCGGCACTCACCGCGATGGGGCTTCGGGTACCGCCGTGGCTGCACGGGATCGCGACAAAGGTGCGCGCGGCCGCGCACGAGCGCGACCGCGGCACCGCCCGGATCCGGCTGCGTACCCGGGACGGCCGGTGGCTGGTGTGCCATGCCACCTGTATGCGGCAGGCCGACGGCTCACTGGGCGGGTCGGCCGTGGTCCTCGAACCGGCCAAGGTGTCGGATGTGATGCCTCTGGTCGCCGACGCCTACGAGCTGTCCGAGCGGGAGCTGGAGGTGACGAGGTGCGTGGCCCGCGGGCTGTCGACCGAGAAGATCGCGGGCCAGCTGTTCCTCTCCCCGCACACGGTGCGCGACCACATCAAGGCGGTCTTCGAGAAGACGGGGGTCTCCTCGCGCGGTGAGCTGGTCGGTCTGCTCTTCATCGACCACTACCGGCCTGCCGTGGCGGGTCAGGAGGAGGCGAACGAGCTCGCGTCGATCACGAAGCGGTAG
- a CDS encoding FAD-binding oxidoreductase: MPHSHTSTDPTVPTELSELAGRIRGAVLTPGADGWDTELAPFNAIDVHRPAVIVAVEDTGDIQETVRYAARHGLPVAVQATGHGIATPADGGVLISTRRMNEVAVDPVARIARAGAGTQWHQVIESAARHDLAPLNGSSPLVGVVGYTLGGGLGLLARRYGYAADRVTRIHVVTAEGELREATQHRNPDLFWALRGGKGNFGIVTAIEFGLVPVTTLYGGGLFFAADAARPVLETWSRWTADLPEELTSSLALLRLPDAPFIPEPLRGRLTVHVRIAFLGLPEDGEKLLAPLRAVAPTVLDTVREMPYTDVGEIHMDPADPIPYHERSILLRTLDAAAAQLLLAVAGPDADCPAYVVELRHLGGAVGRPSPVPNAVGNRDAAFTLTTVSPPKGPTDPARAVLTALEPWGTGRSYVNFLTGSDVAGDARRLYEPETYERLTRIKQQYDPHNLFRFTHNIDPGHADRA, translated from the coding sequence ATGCCCCATTCCCACACCAGCACCGACCCCACCGTCCCCACCGAGCTTTCCGAACTCGCCGGCCGGATCCGGGGTGCTGTGCTCACCCCCGGCGCGGACGGCTGGGACACCGAGCTCGCACCGTTCAACGCAATCGACGTCCACCGGCCCGCCGTGATCGTCGCCGTCGAGGACACGGGAGACATCCAGGAGACGGTCCGGTACGCCGCCCGGCACGGACTCCCCGTCGCCGTACAGGCCACCGGGCACGGCATAGCAACGCCCGCCGACGGAGGGGTGCTCATCAGCACCCGCCGGATGAACGAGGTCGCAGTCGACCCCGTGGCGCGCATCGCCCGAGCCGGGGCCGGCACCCAGTGGCACCAGGTCATCGAGTCCGCCGCCCGCCACGACCTCGCCCCGCTCAACGGCTCCTCCCCGCTCGTCGGTGTCGTCGGCTACACCCTCGGCGGCGGCCTCGGTCTGCTCGCCCGCCGCTACGGCTACGCAGCCGACCGCGTCACCCGCATCCACGTCGTCACTGCCGAAGGAGAACTGCGTGAGGCCACCCAGCACCGCAACCCCGACCTTTTCTGGGCGCTGCGCGGTGGAAAGGGCAATTTCGGCATCGTCACCGCCATCGAGTTCGGGCTCGTGCCCGTCACCACGCTGTACGGCGGCGGACTGTTCTTCGCGGCCGATGCGGCGCGGCCGGTGCTGGAGACCTGGAGCCGCTGGACGGCGGACCTGCCCGAGGAACTGACCTCGTCGCTGGCCCTGTTGCGGCTGCCCGATGCGCCCTTCATCCCCGAACCGCTGCGCGGCCGGCTCACCGTCCATGTGCGCATCGCCTTTCTTGGCCTGCCCGAGGACGGCGAGAAACTCCTCGCGCCACTGCGCGCCGTCGCGCCCACCGTGCTCGACACGGTGCGCGAGATGCCCTACACCGACGTCGGCGAGATCCACATGGACCCCGCCGACCCGATCCCGTACCACGAGCGGTCGATCCTGCTGCGCACGCTCGACGCGGCAGCCGCACAACTGCTCCTCGCCGTCGCGGGGCCCGACGCCGACTGCCCCGCCTACGTCGTCGAACTCCGCCACCTCGGCGGCGCAGTCGGCCGGCCGTCACCCGTGCCCAACGCCGTGGGCAACCGCGACGCAGCCTTCACCCTGACCACCGTCTCCCCGCCGAAGGGTCCGACCGACCCGGCCCGGGCCGTACTCACCGCGCTGGAGCCCTGGGGCACCGGACGTTCCTACGTCAACTTCCTCACCGGCTCCGACGTAGCCGGTGATGCCAGGCGCCTGTACGAGCCGGAGACCTACGAGCGGCTCACCCGGATCAAGCAGCAGTACGACCCGCACAACCTCTTCCGCTTCACCCACAACATCGACCCCGGCCACGCCGACCGTGCCTGA